The sequence tatagtgttgtagcagagtttaggtatatcccatctgtaaataaattaattaaaacttgtatcgtatttaatagtatttcctagtaaaaatataaactatttcgtacccccacgctacgacatcaatgttcactcaaccattgtgttgacattttaagcatgtttgtctcaggtgaagaatagcttatgtgctgccctatgttgctttacttgctgatgcattggagtccacattatttatatcttagcatttgttaaacatttattacatttgggtttaccatgtaaaacgattatgtttccgctgcaattgaattattgattttatttacgtctcatttagagtcgttctcgtttatataattgtgtgatgatattgaaatgtcatatttacccccggccctatttgggggtatgaccgcCACTGTGTGTTTGATTAGATGAACTTAGGGTTTGTGAATTTTTATAGGTATGAAGATAGATGTGATGAAGCGGAATGATGTAGAGATGAAATTACCCCTCAAGTCCAACGCAAAAGTCAACACTTAACGGAAGTTTATAATGGTCGTTAGTTAATAGGATCACTAGCGTAACAAATGCAAAACCAGGGTGACCAAACAAGTCGACCATCCAAATTATATGATGTAAACCACCTGATCAACCACTTAATTCTTTTCTTAATTTAATATGAGATAATTCTCCTTGTTATAAATCTAGTAGTTTATAACAACATTTAGTAGTCTATTCTTAGCAACAAGGCTTCTTACTAATAAATATAAAGAAGAGAAGTAGAAAATAATTTCTATTATGAAAGTATCGACGCATCATATCCTTACATTTCAATTGGTATTTATAATACTAAACTTTACTGTATAAAATCTactaacaagatttcatatttgtcTTTTACTTGGTGGATTGATAAATATGTAGAATAAATTGTCGGCCATATAATCATAACTTTTATGAtatcacaacactcccccttggatgacaattttgttTCATTAGAGAACAACTTGTACTGCCTCGTTAAagaccttgctaaagaaaactcagtgggaaaaaactttagctaagggaaaaagagtgcagcataaaattgactccccctcaagtaggcatcgCCTCAGctattacatcttttgaacatgcctcatgccgaTATTGTGAATGTGTTTTATGAAAAGAGCAGTTGAGAGTGCTTTGGTAAAAGATGACAGAGTTGTTGCTGGATTAAACATATCTCATTTTAATTTGATTGTCCTTAAtgtgatcttgagtatatgagcaGAATctaaggttttcatctgaaactttaTCATCTAAATCCTTTATGTATAGTTTAGCCCccatgatttgtctacagtctccttcatagtttactcaaaccgttgtttcaattcctattccctttcattccttttctgagccttaccaacataccattcttttccatcaaacttatgaccgttaagaccgtctatggctttagtgcctcgtcagcatttatgttttgttctgtcacttttgatactcttctttcgtttgtactatgcaagctgcattatcttcataataGTTGTTGGCCTTTTATAgcattctagtccacaagaatcaataatgatttatgtcattgatctcaaccaaacacattttcgagtagttacATGTAATgaaatcacttcgtcatgattttatgatattgcaacaagtgtttgttttaagaacgccatgattttgtggtacctccatttaggaatacatatccagtttgagatttatctttatgaggattagatatatgacctgcatatacataatcaaccaaatcttgttttgaatcgttagaataaaataattttaaatcagcagttcctcaagggtatcaaaatatgtacttgatcccatttcaatgtccTTTTGTAGAGGCTGAGCTGaatcttgtcaacaaattaactgcaaaaaaattttctggtcttgtacaatttgtaagatacataagagctccaattgcactaagatatggcacTTCTGGTCCcataatatcttcatgatcttcacagggatgaaatggatcagtgtcaacattaagtgatctaacaaccataggagtacttaatggttttgccttgtccatattgaaacattttaaaatcttttctgtataatttgtttgatgtacaagtaaaccattaggcatatgttcagtttgcaaaccaaggcaatacttggtttttccgagatctttcatttcaaattctttctttagaatttgaatggcttcatggatctctttatttgtacctatgatgttaagatcatcgacataaacagctatgatcacatatccggatattgttttcttaatgaatacacatgggcaaataagattatttgtataccctttgcttatcaagtaatcacttaatcatttataccacatgcgatccgattgtttcaacccatataaagacctttgtattttgattgagtacatttctttgggttttgtgtTGGATGCTTCTGATACGTTAAATCCtttaggtatcttcatatatatatatatatatatatatatatatatatatatatatatatatatcactatcaagtgatccatatagataagtagttacaaaatccatgagatgcatttctaaatttttagaaactgccaggctgattaaatatctaaaagtaattgcatccataacaggagaataagttttctcataatcaattcctggtctttgagaaaaaccttaagctacaagtctagctttataccttgcaacttcatttttctcatttctttttcacacaaaaatccatctatatcctacaggtttcacatctttaggtgtgagaacgatagatctgaaaacttttcttttattgagcgattcaaattcagctcgtattgctcctttccaatgatcccaatcatgtctattttgacattccatgacagattttggttctggatcatcatcatcattcatgatatcatatgcaacattatatgaaaatatctcatcaagatttttcatttcatttcggttccataatatttttgaatgtgcataattgattgaaaattctgtatttacatcatcaatctcctctgcagaaggagtattgatttgtggttcttattgaacactttcttttacctcattatcagctgattttctttttcgaggatttttatcattggaaccaattggtctctcaCGTTTTTGGAGTGGCAAAgattcaagagtgacattattgccagcttttggaatttcaattcgagctggagcatttgctgctggtatatatgatttagtcactctttttgtatctgtaaatgcatcaggcaatttattcacaagtttttgcatatgcattattttttgaacttcgatctcgcattcttttgtgcgaggatcaagatacattaattgaggttcacaccatgaaacatcattttctttattttttatttctccccctaatctagggaacaatgtttcattaaagtgacaatcagcaaaacatgctgtaaaaacatcacccgtcatgggttcaatatatcttatgattgaagatgtttcatatccaacatatattcccatccttctttgaggacccattttagtgcgttgtgatggtgcgataggaacataaaccggacaactaaatgttctaaggtgagaaatatttggttgatggccaaaagcaagttgcaagggagaatatgtatgacttgcacttggtttaatgcgaattaatgatgtagcatgtaaaattgcatgaccccatatagatactgggaattttgttctcattatcaatagtCTAGgtattaactgcaatcgtttaattagtgattcgactaaaccattttgtgtatgcacatgagcaacaggatgttcaacaacaatcccaatagacatgcaaaaatcattaaatgcttgagatgtaaactcaccagcattatccagtctcacccttttaatagtataatcagggaaatgtactctcaatttaataatttgagcaagaaattttacaAATGCCATGTTTCgatttgataatagacaaacatgagaccatctactagatgcgtctattaggaccatgaaatatctaaatggtccacatggtggatgaattggtccacatatatcaccttgaattctttcaagaaacattggtgattctttctcaatattcttttcattaatcaccatatgtgtttttcattaatcaccatatgtacttttttcattaatcaccatatgcgcttttcatcatatattctTTTCACTATATgagcttttaatcatatgcactgcgcttttcatcatatgcacttttcatcatatgcacttttaatcatatgcgctgcgcttttaatcatatgcgcttttcatcatatgcgcttttcatcatatgcgctgcgcttttcatcatatgcgcttttaatcatatgcgctgcgcttttcatcatatgcgcttttaatcatatgcacttttcggtgctacataggtatttctcatttccggttatcattgactgataattatatccattatgatatatatcagagaaacttaacaaatttctctttgatttgggagaaaacaaagcgttgtttatcagaaaattcgtaccatttggtaatatgaatttttgcctttttcgttccttttatcaagtttgcaagacctgatatagtatttataattccttcatttgatttaaatcaatgaagtatttcttagatttgatcatagtgtgtatgttaccagtatctgcaatacataggtctttaccatttaattgatgttgtattttagcaggattcatactaaaacttcaaataagataagcaaataatgagttatatttcagcaagataatcaaattatattacctgcaaacaagttacaatctgaagtacataaaagataacacttagtaaacatatgcgttatggtcttaaaccatttatttatgagtgatacataacaagctaggcatcttagaaaattcaaaccattcaagtctcaagataGCTcatggtttatttaatcaagatttttcaacagattcactctcgttttcttttcttttgggactatttgtagagataaacaagattttcatgtattcaagaaatactagactgatgatccacgttaccagatcattaataagaatctccgggattcttataagagcgtctactaacatcttcaattttattctttcacgaatcaccattatttcttgataattaatatcgtatctatctttgagtattttccataatacacttggatcttcgatcatataatatgtagattctaaggactcgtcaatatgtttgctaagaaaaatacttgctattgctttctcttgttcggaacaattgttattttcattcagggtttctataataccgattgattcgagatgtttttctacattcataacccatgttaagtagttgttcccacttgattctaaaggagcaaatttaagccttttcaaattcgacattttctattatcaaaaagatgaacaacataaatcataatcataatcaacttctattcatagataaataataaaatgaaattagaatcattttaaatttataagtagcaaacaacagaataatggcatgattacaaatgataaaatcacAAGAGCAGGGTAGAATATAGGTTTACcctgtggtatattagcaacaatgatgatagttagtatgatcaatacaataggaaaaatcatccttgtgtgaatcatctttacaaaaaactttttgagagtggtaaactgagaaaatgaagattgatttgtgaaaatgtgaaaaacggagatgtttattttatatttgaaaaatatagtcgttgtaacgtaatcagttgacgttaacaaccgttatgtatatatgaccgttgtaacgtcgttagttgacgttaacgactgttatgtactcgttgtattaataataattttaataaaagaaatttattagtacaaatacgattactataaatacatttagtatacagaagtttagtataaatacgaagattaagagaataaacatattatgcataaataataaattttaagaataaacattagtatgcatgaaataaataatgattaattacataagtaatcataaatgttagataacataaatataaatgttagcgaagttaataagagttagattacagaaatataattcaggcggtataaccgaccatatataacttaaataacataaatataaatgttagtgaagttaataaaagttagattacataagtacaattcaggcggtataaccgaccatatataacttaaataacataaatataaatgttagtggagttaataaaagttagattacagaaatataattcaggcggtataaccgaccatatataacttaaataacataaatataaatgttagtgaagttaataaaagttagattacataaatacaattcaggcggtataaccgaccatatataacttaaataacataaatataaatgttagtggagTTAATAAAAGttggattacagaaatataattttacttatgatgataataatatttaccttactaataaataatagaagatatcgttaaagaatttcttaccttgattagtgacttgtgcttgcttagataaaccttgattatacggagcacttcgtgctgataacgtgttataaatcTAGTAGTTTATAACTACATTTAGTAGTCTATTCTTAGCAACAAGGCTTCTTACTAATAAATATGAACAAAGAATAAAGAAGAGAAGTAGAAAATAATTTCTATTATGAAAGTATCGACGCATCATATCCTTACATTTCAATTGGTATTTATAATACTAAACTTTACTGTATAAAATCtactcacaagatttcatatttgtcTTTTACTTGGTGGATTGATAAATATGTAGAATAAATTGTCGGCCATATAATCATAACTTTTATGATATCACAACACTCCTTACCTTTCTTCTGTCTCCTTCAATAATATTTTGATGATGTACATAAAATATCCTAAATAACCTTATTAAACAATAGTTATATAAATCGATAAATTAAGGGGAACAAACATTATGTTTTGGATCATCTAAACTCATCCACGACTACCTGCCTTCCAGCTGAGTGGTATCGAGTTTTAGTAGGGCGGgctcgcgattagttgccaagcaacctggGTTCGATTCCGAGGAGGGGGGAGATTTTCTTCAGGATTCCtgtgattagttgccaagcaacccaggacccgcgattagttgccaagcaacccggggtTGATCCTTGGAGTTTCCTAGCTAgcgtgtgtgggtgcaaatgatAGCATTTGATGCCTCTCAAGCCGTTAAAAAAAAAACTCAACCACGTATGTTCATCATCAATCCTCAATAACATCCAAATGATTGATTGGATCATTGGATGGTAAATGTCGACCAAGGAAAATGGCCAATCGATGTTAGGACGCTTTTATTTCAAAGATTGATTGGATCATTGGATGGTAAATGTCGACCAAGGAAAATGGCCAATCGATGTTAGGACGCTTTTATTTCAAAGAATTCTGATATGGCCATGCCTAAAACCGCTGTAAATTCATGAAATCTATTGATGCCATCACCATTTGTGTCGATATCATGCACGAGATCAATAAGTTCACGAGAGGTCAATGGGTGACCCATTTTAACCATTTGGCTAGCCAGTTCGACAGGGGTGATGAAACCATCACCATCTTTGTTGAACATGCAAAACATCTTCATGAGTTGGTCATCATTGTTGAAAACCTCATTGATGTAATCAAGCAAGATGGCATTCAACAATTCTTTAAAATCAATAGATCTGTTTCCATTAGCATACATATTAGCCAACAATGTCTAGTATCTAAATCGTCGCCTAGTTTGAGTCCAACGGACCTAATACGCGAGCTCGAGATGTGTTAGTCTGCCATCAGAGTCAAGGTCAAAACGGGTGAAAATGTCTCTTAATATATTGACTTGGTTGAATGCAACTAGAGTCATAACACCCGCAAATGACTATGATTGAATAAATATGACTGTGAATATGAAGGAGAAAACAAAATCGCAAGGAGAATATGAGAGAGTTATGAATAGGATGATTTTTGGTATTGTATATTGGTTACATGTGGTTTGTGTTAAGACTTAAGACAAAAGGGTTCAAACATAAAGTTAGTAATTGTAGAACAAAACATCTTCTAAACCCAAACTCTTTTTCTTCGGGCCTTGGGATTACATAATTCTTGTGTTAACTATTCTATGTATTCGACGTGAGTCATTATCGAAATTCTGTTTTTATTGTTAACAGAAACTTTATTAATCAAtggaaaatatataatttttttaccaTACTAAATTATCAATATGAGTATTGTATATATAAACTACTGAAACAATgcttaatatatatagaagaatcaTTTATTAGTGTAAACGATTTTCCGCCACAACACGCTGACCAAAATCCCCTCCTTAAAAGCAAACTTAGAATACAACTTTAATCGTCTTGTAAAAATTGCGACGTTGGTTATCTGTCTTAGGTTCAAAAATTCTTCACAAACAAAGTCAAACGCACCAAAGACGAGATCTTATAAAAAGCAATGACAAAGAAAAGTCAAAACTGAAGGGTCAAAATATTGCTACAATTATTCCTTTTCAAACAAAGACCCAAATAAAAACACATTTTCTACGTAATAAAGTAACTTATTTGTTTGAAATAAACTTTTATTAGTGGCAAAATAGATAAAGAATTTTCTGATCATTTTACTTTAGAGAGCGGTTTTCTTTTTCTCAAATGTACATAACCTAATCGAGGTATCCCTATGATCGTTTCAGACCATTTCTCGAACTATATCAAATATCCACCAAGAGAAGTTCGAATACGAGATATACAAGCAATCTAGACGGCTTATCACTGGATAAATATGGTAACCATAatgatataaataaattaaatatgaaGATGCACAAAAGTCATTAAGTCAATACATTAAAGCCAAAAGAGAACAAATCTCTTGGCTTAAAGCTATTGTGTTACAAAAACAGTAGCTTCAAAACTTTGACATCTTGAAACTAATGCAACAACTTGCACATTACAGATAAGATGCCACATTGTATCCGGGTTTTGCTAATTAGTTAAACAAAATGATAAGTCTGATTAGTTAGTTAGTTATGCTTGTTTGCCAACCTTGAATTTCTTCTGGCAATGATCTCGGCTGCCCAACTCTTGCCGATTTCTGTTTGAAACTTCCCTGCAGAACAACCATCATTGAAAAAACTACGGCCGCAAAATAAACAatttattatgttttttttttaatgatGGCTAAGAGGTAGATCTTACCGGCTGTCGAGAGAAAGAACTCGTCCAAAACTCTGTCGTGTTCTGCAATAGCAACATATTAGCAATATATCGCAGAATGAAGCAAGACAGTAACGTCATTTTCAAGATTATTTCTATGGCCTATGGGACCCGTAATAGATAGTACTATGAATGGGTCAATTTAAGTTATTTTTTTTATCTCAAATGAATCAAATCAAAAGATGAATAGATAGGGAACGGTCAAATAGGTTGAAACTGGTCCAAGATTCTGCTTTTTAAACCTCCTACATtattttatgaaaaaaaaaaaaaaaaaaaaaaacaaactcacgATAAATATTGACCCGTTTCTACCTGCAACTGTTTTGACCCATTACCTGACCCATCCAAGTTGCCCCCCTCTTATACACTGTAATTCATAATATAGCATAGCAAAAAAAAACATAACTGTACTAATGTTGTTGTTACACTTAACAAGGACCTTTATAATGGTTGTGTTTTCGAAGATCTAGATTTTGTATTTGTTGTGTAATTAAGGAACTTCTAAGTTGAACTTCGAAATGGGTCAAAAGGTGTCCAACAAAAGGATGATAGTtcttgtatgaatatatattatcaGTTTTCCACTGAGTACTTGGCACTTATTCGGGATGGTATTCATATCCAACAGACGAGCATAGAAATGAAATGACCTAGAGATATTTTATGTAATAGTAACAAGTTATAGTTTTTTTTTACTGTTTCTTAGCCATAAGATGCTTGTGACCTAAACATACCAGTTTCATATTCAAGTGCTTGCAAGATCATCTCGACCTGTAGAATGAAAACACTAAACTTCAATATCTAGAACAGATGTTTTGAAAAAAGATAAAGCCTTTCATTATAAAATTGAATAAAAAAGATGGAGAAACATACTTTATCGAAATCTTTCACCAGGTTAGCCTCAAGTGAAGCGTTATCCTCATATTCCCTCCAAAGTTCTTTAATTTCTTCAGCTGCAAGTTATTAAACATATAATCGACTCACACCCATTCGAAAAAACTAAaaaattataacatataaatataaattttagatAATGGATAATTGAAAATACCCCTCATCCCACCACCAAGAACATTGCACATTTCATTCAAAGCCGCTAGCTCAAGTCTACTCTTTTCTACTTTAGGTATACCATCAGATGGCGTTATATCTCCAACAATTGCTGTTAAATTCATattatatcataaatcataataagcCAATAAACAAACCAGTAAATCATACACATAAATGAAAATTGAGTATTACACATGTACCTTCTGCAATGTCATGCACGATTGCAATTTTGATACACCTATATAAATTAATACAGATAAATAGTGAAAAAAGATACACTATTGTATAAGTAAAATATTGTTCTTACATTTAAATCATTAGTTGCAAGGTTGAAAATATATAAAGGAATAAAAGAAACTTGCAAAGTGAGTGTAGACCGAACCTTTCCCTATTAACACCAGGAAGATCACCAACAATTAAAGACATCAATGCCATACGATACATATGATCAGCAATAGATTCAGGACCATTTATTCCATGATTCACCCATCCTTTTCTTTTTGTCGTCTACATTGAATAAGTTATGTTCATATTAGTAATTACAAAAATTTTGTTAATATACTGTGAAAATAATAGAATTTAAAGATTGTAAATTGTTAGAAATCATAAAATTCCTGGTAGGGGCAGAGTAGTGGGTTGGTTAATGTAGAAATATCAAATTGGGCTGCCATGTAAGCTTGATTTACATCTCGCGTGCTATACTTATGGTTAAGGATGTGTTTGATTGCATCTAATAAAATGATTAAGCACTAATGTTGAACCGTTCAGCATTCAACGCTTTCATTTGTTAATTCTGGATGATAAAGAAATGTGTGTTGAACCGTTTCTAGTTGAAATACACTCTTTAATATCCTTCTTAGATTATACGGAATATCCATAACACTTGCTAAACAATTATATTCTTTTATTTATTCATGCAAAGGctaatataatgtatttacttcATTGATTATTTTCATATCAATAATGGTATTGTCATTTAGAACCATGCTTCAATCAAAACCTTTGAATCATCCAGATTTTGGATCATTCAACGCTTAATCATTACTACGTTTTATCA comes from Rutidosis leptorrhynchoides isolate AG116_Rl617_1_P2 chromosome 4, CSIRO_AGI_Rlap_v1, whole genome shotgun sequence and encodes:
- the LOC139840949 gene encoding probable calcium-binding protein CML16, translated to MYANGNRSIDFKELLNAILLDYINEVFNNDDQLMKMFCMFNKDGDGFITPVELASQMVKMGHPLTSRELIDLVHDIDTNGDGINRFHEFTAVLGMAISEFFEIKAS
- the LOC139843221 gene encoding uncharacterized protein: MATAAAAAANISSSCSPHTFDPVNKLDRLHRPGFFKLPIHPHYDHKLRSVVVRCQIPKFEPKISTTNLNVTEPTSSPSSSSSSSIDFLTLCHSLKTTKRKGWVNHGINGPESIADHMYRMALMSLIVGDLPGVNRERCIKIAIVHDIAEAIVGDITPSDGIPKVEKSRLELAALNEMCNVLGGGMRAEEIKELWREYEDNASLEANLVKDFDKVEMILQALEYETEHDRVLDEFFLSTAGKFQTEIGKSWAAEIIARRNSRLANKHN